The Kordia sp. SMS9 genome window below encodes:
- a CDS encoding ion transporter has product MKEQLRIFVEDNTTRGGKIFDYCIQALILISLVASAVETLPNNSASTKQILFIIEIFCVVVFSIEYILRIYVAKKTFRYIFSFYGIIDLLAILPFYLNTSVDLRGLRAFRVFRIFRALKLIRYNKALRRFHIAARIVKEEMVLFFIVTGILMYLSASGIYFFEHKAQPEAFCSIFHSLWWAIVTLTTVGYGDVIPITVGGKIFTFFVLIIGIGVVTVPAGLVATALAKARRIEEEEDDTTTES; this is encoded by the coding sequence ATGAAGGAACAACTTAGAATATTTGTAGAAGACAACACCACAAGAGGAGGTAAAATATTTGACTATTGTATTCAAGCACTTATATTGATTTCCTTAGTGGCTTCTGCAGTTGAAACACTTCCAAATAATAGCGCTTCTACCAAACAAATTCTTTTCATCATAGAGATATTCTGTGTCGTTGTATTTTCTATTGAATACATCCTTAGAATATATGTGGCTAAAAAAACATTCCGATATATTTTCAGTTTCTACGGTATCATTGATCTACTAGCTATTTTACCGTTTTACCTCAATACCTCTGTTGATTTACGTGGATTAAGAGCTTTTCGTGTTTTTAGAATCTTTAGAGCTTTAAAATTAATACGCTACAACAAAGCGTTGCGCAGATTTCATATTGCTGCCAGAATTGTAAAGGAAGAAATGGTATTGTTCTTTATTGTTACAGGAATTTTAATGTATCTCTCTGCCTCAGGAATCTACTTTTTTGAGCACAAAGCACAACCAGAAGCATTCTGTTCCATTTTTCACAGTCTTTGGTGGGCCATTGTTACCCTAACTACAGTCGGATATGGAGATGTAATTCCTATTACCGTGGGCGGCAAAATTTTTACGTTTTTTGTACTTATTATTGGAATTGGTGTGGTAACAGTTCCTGCGGGTTTGGTTGCTACTGCATTGGCAAAAGCAAGAAGGATTGAAGAGGAAGAAGATGACACCACTACAGAATCATAG